Proteins encoded by one window of Pseudomonas sp. LS44:
- a CDS encoding PqiB family protein — translation MSDLPAAKVRPASSWNAIWVLPLIALVIGGWLGWRAYSQAGIDIEVFFESGDGLQAGKTEVMYKGMPIGKVKALALDSTGEKRGVIATIEMNKEVEPHLRSNTRFWLVKPSVTLAGITGLETLVSGNYIAVSPEDGEPTLKFKALDAPPPLPDDLPGLHLILKAERLGSLNRDSPVFYKQIQVGRVKSYTLAEDQSTVEIKVFIEPAYANLVRKHTRFWNASGVTVNADLTGLKVRTESLASIVAGGIAFATPENRADSPPTDPSFPFRLYEDFDAAQAGIKVTVTLSDFDGLQAGRTPVMFSGIQVGTLKMLKLNDDAKSATAELTMAPQAEDYLVEGTEFWVVKPSISLGGITGLEALVKGNYIAVRPGAKGEEARREFVALSKAPPLNLDAPGLHLVLSSDSLGSLQVGSPVLYRQLKVGSVQSFQLSRDRRRVLLGVHIEPEYAALVNSSTRFWNASGITLSGGLSGIEVKSESLQSLLAGGIAFETPDVKAPVTKRIQRFHLNPDREKALQSGQAIQIRVDSGDGLRPGMPIRYKGLDVGKVETVELTDDLQGVILNARITEGGERIARAGSQFWVVKPEIGLIRTANLDTLISGQYLQVQPASKPGAVQTRFTVLGQAPSQAEREAGLSLVLSASRLGSVKEGVPVTFREVRVGKVTGFELGAQADQVLIRVLIEPRYAPLVRFGSRFWNASGIGVEAGLFKGVQVRTESLEALVAGGIAFATPEGAQMGAPAKPGQTFVLFPEVEDEWLRWAPRISLAK, via the coding sequence ATGAGTGATTTGCCTGCGGCGAAAGTTCGCCCCGCTTCCAGCTGGAATGCTATCTGGGTGCTGCCGCTGATTGCTCTGGTAATAGGCGGCTGGCTCGGCTGGCGTGCCTATAGCCAGGCCGGGATCGACATCGAGGTGTTCTTCGAGTCTGGCGATGGCCTCCAGGCCGGCAAGACCGAGGTGATGTACAAGGGCATGCCGATCGGCAAGGTCAAGGCCTTGGCCCTGGACAGCACTGGGGAAAAGCGCGGGGTGATCGCGACCATCGAGATGAACAAGGAGGTCGAGCCGCACCTGCGCAGCAATACCCGCTTCTGGCTGGTCAAGCCGAGCGTGACGCTGGCCGGCATCACCGGCCTGGAAACCCTGGTCTCCGGCAACTACATCGCGGTCAGTCCGGAGGACGGCGAGCCCACCCTGAAGTTCAAGGCGCTGGACGCGCCGCCGCCGCTGCCGGACGACCTCCCTGGCCTGCACCTGATCCTGAAGGCCGAGCGCCTCGGCTCGCTGAACCGCGACAGCCCGGTGTTCTACAAGCAGATCCAGGTCGGGCGGGTGAAGAGCTACACCTTGGCAGAGGATCAGAGCACCGTCGAAATCAAGGTCTTCATCGAGCCGGCCTACGCCAACCTGGTGCGCAAACACACGCGGTTCTGGAACGCCAGCGGGGTGACCGTCAATGCCGACCTCACCGGGCTGAAGGTGCGCACCGAGTCGCTGGCCAGCATCGTTGCCGGCGGCATCGCCTTCGCCACCCCGGAGAATCGCGCCGACAGCCCGCCCACCGACCCGAGCTTTCCCTTCCGCCTCTACGAGGACTTCGATGCGGCGCAGGCCGGGATCAAGGTCACCGTGACGCTGAGCGATTTCGACGGGCTGCAGGCCGGGCGTACCCCGGTCATGTTCAGCGGCATCCAGGTCGGCACGCTGAAGATGCTCAAGCTCAATGATGATGCGAAGAGTGCCACCGCCGAGCTGACCATGGCGCCGCAGGCCGAGGACTATCTGGTCGAGGGCACCGAGTTCTGGGTGGTCAAACCGTCCATCTCGCTGGGTGGCATCACCGGCCTGGAGGCGCTGGTCAAGGGCAACTACATCGCCGTGCGCCCTGGCGCCAAGGGCGAGGAGGCGCGCCGCGAATTCGTCGCGCTCAGCAAGGCGCCACCGCTGAACCTGGATGCTCCCGGCCTGCATCTGGTGCTGTCCAGCGACAGCCTCGGTTCGCTGCAGGTCGGCAGTCCGGTGCTCTATCGTCAGCTCAAAGTCGGCTCGGTGCAGAGTTTCCAGCTGTCCAGGGACCGTCGCCGGGTGCTGCTAGGCGTGCACATCGAACCGGAGTACGCCGCTCTGGTGAACAGTTCGACGCGCTTCTGGAACGCCAGTGGCATCACTCTCAGTGGCGGGCTGAGCGGTATCGAGGTCAAGAGCGAGTCATTGCAAAGCCTGCTGGCCGGCGGTATTGCCTTTGAAACCCCGGACGTGAAGGCGCCGGTGACCAAGCGTATTCAGCGCTTCCACCTGAACCCGGACCGCGAAAAGGCCCTGCAAAGCGGTCAGGCGATCCAGATTCGCGTCGACAGCGGCGACGGTTTGCGCCCTGGCATGCCGATTCGCTACAAGGGCCTGGATGTCGGCAAGGTCGAGACCGTCGAGCTGACCGACGACCTGCAGGGCGTGATCCTCAATGCGCGCATCACCGAAGGCGGCGAGCGCATCGCCCGTGCCGGCAGCCAGTTCTGGGTGGTCAAACCGGAAATCGGTCTGATCCGTACCGCCAATCTGGATACCCTGATCAGCGGGCAATACCTGCAGGTGCAACCGGCGAGCAAGCCCGGCGCCGTGCAGACCCGTTTCACCGTGCTCGGCCAAGCGCCGAGTCAGGCGGAGCGCGAAGCCGGGTTGAGTCTGGTGCTCAGCGCTTCGCGGCTGGGCTCGGTCAAGGAAGGCGTGCCGGTGACGTTCCGCGAAGTGCGGGTGGGCAAGGTGACCGGTTTCGAGCTGGGTGCCCAGGCCGACCAGGTGCTGATCCGGGTGCTCATCGAGCCGCGCTATGCGCCCCTGGTGCGCTTCGGCAGCCGTTTCTGGAACGCCAGCGGCATCGGCGTCGAGGCCGGGCTGTTCAAGGGCGTGCAGGTGCGCACCGAATCGCTGGAGGCCCTGGTCGCGGGCGGTATCGCCTTCGCCACCCCGGAGGGCGCGCAGATGGGCGCACCGGCCAAGCCAGGGCAGACGTTCGTGTTGTTCCCCGAAGTCGAGGACGAATGGCTGCGCTGGGCGCCGCGGATTTCGCTCGCCAAGTGA
- a CDS encoding paraquat-inducible protein A, giving the protein MRAIDAGILICPECHQLNRQIAQEDSQTCTRCGSIVHARRPDSLVRTWALLVTAAILYIPANLLPIMTVSTLGKGDPSTIMAGVVELIKYGMWPIAAVVFIASILVPTFKLVGLSLLLYSVQRHQPMSEKRRIIMYRFIEWIGRWSMLDIFVIAILVTLVKFGSLATIEPNFGAVAFASVVVLTMLAALTFEPRMIWDNTETDDHE; this is encoded by the coding sequence TTGCGCGCCATTGATGCAGGGATTCTGATTTGCCCTGAATGCCACCAATTAAATCGGCAAATTGCACAGGAGGATAGCCAGACCTGCACGCGTTGTGGCTCGATAGTACATGCGCGGCGGCCCGATAGTCTGGTACGCACTTGGGCATTGTTGGTGACGGCAGCGATCCTTTATATCCCGGCCAATCTGCTCCCCATCATGACCGTCAGCACGCTGGGTAAAGGCGATCCGTCAACCATCATGGCGGGTGTGGTTGAGCTTATTAAGTACGGTATGTGGCCGATTGCTGCGGTTGTGTTTATCGCCAGCATCCTGGTGCCGACCTTCAAGTTGGTGGGGCTGTCCCTGCTGCTGTATTCGGTGCAGCGACATCAACCGATGTCGGAGAAGCGGCGCATCATCATGTACCGTTTTATTGAATGGATAGGGCGTTGGTCGATGCTCGATATCTTTGTAATCGCGATTCTGGTGACCTTGGTGAAATTCGGCAGTTTGGCCACGATTGAACCCAATTTTGGGGCTGTGGCTTTTGCCAGTGTGGTGGTTTTGACCATGCTGGCTGCTCTTACTTTTGAACCGCGGATGATTTGGGATAATACGGAGACGGATGACCATGAGTGA
- a CDS encoding paraquat-inducible protein A, translating into MPDPVDSRRLSELPLEALTGCHECDLLMYKPQLVDGERAECPRCGYELFAYRHQVIRRSMALVLAALLMYIPANFLPIMRLNLLGQTSQDTVWSGVISLYESGMQGLALLVFLCSMGIPLLKLLCQLLVLLSIRWSIGRSYGLVIYRIYQHLREWGMLEVYLMGTLVAIVKLIDLAEVSLGIGLAGFVSLLLLQVWLEVTMSPHQIWEALSGEDAVARH; encoded by the coding sequence ATGCCAGATCCGGTCGATTCTCGTAGGTTATCTGAGCTCCCCTTGGAAGCGCTGACGGGCTGCCACGAGTGTGATTTGCTAATGTACAAGCCCCAGCTAGTGGACGGTGAAAGGGCCGAATGTCCGCGCTGTGGTTACGAGCTTTTCGCTTATCGCCATCAGGTGATTCGTCGCAGCATGGCGTTAGTGCTCGCTGCATTGCTGATGTATATACCCGCCAACTTCCTTCCCATCATGCGTCTTAATCTTCTCGGTCAAACCAGTCAGGATACCGTGTGGAGCGGTGTTATCAGTTTGTATGAGAGTGGCATGCAGGGACTCGCGCTACTGGTTTTTCTCTGCAGTATGGGAATACCGCTGCTCAAGTTGCTCTGCCAATTACTGGTGCTTTTAAGCATCCGCTGGAGCATTGGGCGTAGCTATGGCTTGGTGATCTATCGGATCTACCAACACTTGCGCGAGTGGGGAATGCTTGAGGTTTACTTGATGGGCACTTTGGTGGCCATCGTCAAACTGATCGATCTGGCAGAAGTTAGCCTGGGTATCGGCCTGGCAGGATTCGTCAGCTTATTGCTGCTGCAGGTCTGGCTGGAAGTGACCATGTCGCCACATCAAATCTGGGAAGCCTTGTCTGGGGAGGACGCTGTTGCGCGCCATTGA
- the pssA gene encoding CDP-diacylglycerol--serine O-phosphatidyltransferase: protein MNERPEESNSASDAESLLPIDEHIEEGHDAEGRKVRHRGIYLLPNLFTTANLFAGFYSIINAMSGNFSVAAATIFVAMVLDSLDGRVARLTNTQSAFGAEYDSLSDMVAFGVAPALLAFEWALSDLRSVGLAVAFIYVAGAALRLARFNTQIGKVDKRYFIGLASPAAAGVVAGTVWAFSDFGIKGSNISFLVALLVAAAGSLMVSNIKYYSFKDLDLKGRVPFVAILVVVLAFAVVFSDPPRILLLIFLAYAASGPMQYLLQLRRRKQAE, encoded by the coding sequence ATGAACGAACGTCCTGAGGAGTCCAATTCGGCCTCCGACGCAGAAAGCCTGCTCCCGATCGATGAGCATATTGAAGAGGGCCACGATGCCGAAGGGCGCAAGGTCCGTCATCGCGGTATCTATCTGTTGCCCAACCTGTTCACCACGGCGAATCTGTTCGCCGGTTTCTATTCCATCATCAATGCCATGAGCGGCAACTTCTCGGTGGCTGCAGCGACTATTTTCGTCGCCATGGTTCTGGATAGTCTGGACGGCCGTGTCGCACGCCTGACCAATACGCAAAGCGCTTTCGGCGCTGAATATGACTCGTTGTCGGACATGGTGGCCTTTGGTGTAGCGCCTGCGCTGTTAGCCTTTGAGTGGGCATTGTCGGATTTGCGCAGTGTAGGTTTGGCCGTCGCCTTCATCTATGTCGCAGGAGCGGCGCTACGTCTAGCGCGGTTCAATACCCAGATCGGCAAAGTAGATAAACGTTACTTTATCGGGTTGGCCAGTCCAGCGGCGGCAGGAGTGGTGGCGGGTACTGTGTGGGCTTTTAGTGATTTCGGTATCAAAGGATCAAACATCTCGTTCCTTGTCGCCCTGTTGGTGGCGGCTGCGGGCTCCTTGATGGTCAGTAATATCAAGTACTACAGCTTCAAGGATCTTGACCTCAAGGGCCGAGTGCCTTTTGTGGCGATCTTGGTGGTGGTGCTGGCCTTTGCGGTGGTTTTCAGTGATCCGCCTCGTATCCTCCTGCTCATCTTCCTTGCGTACGCTGCTTCAGGGCCTATGCAATACCTGCTGCAGCTTCGTCGCCGCAAGCAAGCTGAATGA
- the ilvC gene encoding ketol-acid reductoisomerase, with the protein MKVFYDKDCDLSIIQGKKVAIIGYGSQGHAQACNLKDSGVDVTVGLRKGSATVAKAEAHGLKVTDVAAAVAGADLVMILTPDEFQSQLYKNEIEPNIKKGATLAFSHGFAIHYNQVVPRADLDVIMIAPKAPGHTVRSEFVKGGGIPDLIAIYQDASGNAKNVALSYAAGVGGGRTGIIETTFKDETETDLFGEQAVLCGGTVELVKAGFDTLVEAGYAPEMAYFECLHELKLIVDLMYEGGIANMNYSISNNAEYGEYVTGPEVINAESRQAMRNALKRIQDGEYAKMFISEGATGYPSMTAKRRNNAAHGIEIIGEQLRSMMPWIGANKIVDKAKN; encoded by the coding sequence ATGAAAGTGTTTTACGACAAAGACTGTGACCTCTCGATCATCCAAGGCAAGAAAGTTGCCATCATCGGTTACGGCTCCCAGGGCCACGCTCAGGCGTGCAACCTGAAAGACTCTGGCGTTGACGTCACTGTCGGCCTGCGCAAAGGTTCGGCTACCGTTGCCAAGGCTGAGGCCCACGGCCTGAAAGTGACCGACGTTGCCGCAGCCGTTGCCGGTGCCGACTTGGTCATGATCCTGACTCCGGACGAATTCCAGTCCCAGCTGTACAAGAACGAAATCGAGCCGAATATCAAGAAAGGCGCCACTCTGGCCTTCTCCCACGGCTTCGCGATCCATTACAACCAGGTTGTACCGCGCGCTGACCTCGACGTGATCATGATCGCGCCGAAAGCACCGGGCCACACCGTGCGTTCTGAATTCGTCAAAGGCGGCGGCATTCCTGACCTGATCGCGATCTATCAGGATGCCTCCGGCAACGCCAAAAACGTTGCCCTGTCCTATGCTGCAGGCGTTGGTGGTGGCCGTACCGGTATCATCGAAACCACTTTCAAGGACGAGACCGAAACCGACCTGTTCGGCGAGCAAGCTGTTCTGTGTGGCGGTACCGTTGAGCTGGTCAAGGCCGGTTTCGACACCTTGGTTGAGGCTGGCTACGCGCCGGAAATGGCCTACTTCGAGTGCCTGCACGAACTGAAACTGATCGTTGACCTCATGTACGAGGGCGGTATCGCCAACATGAACTACTCGATCTCCAACAACGCTGAATATGGCGAGTACGTGACTGGTCCGGAAGTGATCAACGCTGAATCCCGTCAGGCGATGCGCAACGCCCTGAAGCGCATTCAGGATGGTGAGTACGCCAAGATGTTCATCAGTGAAGGTGCTACTGGCTACCCATCGATGACCGCCAAGCGTCGTAACAACGCCGCTCACGGTATCGAAATCATCGGCGAGCAACTGCGTTCGATGATGCCGTGGATCGGTGCCAACAAGATCGTCGACAAAGCCAAGAACTAA
- the ilvN gene encoding acetolactate synthase small subunit produces MRHIISLLLENEPGALSRVVGLFSQRNYNIESLTVAPTEDPTLSRLTLTTVGHDEVIEQITKNLNKLIEVVKLVNLSESAHIERELMLVKVKATGAQRAEIKRTTDIFRGQIVDVTSTVYTIQLAGTSDKLDSFIQAIGTAAILETVRSGVTGIARGDKVLSI; encoded by the coding sequence ATGCGACACATCATCTCCCTGTTGTTGGAAAACGAACCGGGCGCCCTGTCGCGCGTAGTGGGTCTGTTCTCCCAGCGTAACTACAACATCGAAAGCCTGACCGTGGCGCCGACCGAGGACCCGACCCTGTCGCGTCTGACCTTGACCACCGTTGGGCATGATGAGGTGATCGAGCAGATCACCAAGAACCTCAACAAATTGATCGAAGTGGTCAAGCTGGTGAATCTGTCGGAGAGCGCTCATATCGAGCGCGAGCTGATGCTGGTCAAGGTCAAGGCCACCGGCGCTCAACGCGCCGAGATCAAGCGCACCACGGACATCTTCCGCGGACAGATCGTCGACGTGACCAGTACCGTCTACACCATCCAGCTGGCCGGCACGAGCGACAAGCTGGACAGCTTTATTCAGGCAATCGGTACGGCCGCGATTCTGGAAACCGTACGCAGTGGCGTTACGGGCATTGCCCGTGGCGACAAAGTGCTGAGCATTTAA
- a CDS encoding acetolactate synthase 3 large subunit: MELLSGAEMVVRSLRDEGVKYIYGYPGGALLHIYDALFKEPDVTHILVRHEQAATHMADGYARATGKPGVVLVTSGPGATNAITGIATAYMDSIPMVVISGQVPSNMVGTDAFQETDMVGISRPIVKHSFIIKHPSEIPEVIKKAFYLAQSGRPGPVVVDIPKDMGDPTQKFEYAYPKKVKLRSYSPAVRGHSGQIRKAAEMLLAAKRPIFYAGGGVIMGGAAEPLTELAQMLNVPVTNTLMGLGAFPGTDRQFLGMLGMHGSYTANLAMHHADVIFAVGARFDDRVINGASKFCPNAKIIHVDIDPASISKTIKADIPIVGPVDSVLAEMVAILKEIGQSPNKDVVASWWKQIDEWRGSRGMFPYDKGDGSIIKPQSVIETLWEVTKGDAYITSDVGQHQMFAAQYYRFDKPNRWINSGGLGTMGFGFPAAMGVKLNFPENDVACVTGEGSIQMNIQELSTCLQYDLPVKIINLNNGALGMVRQWQDMQYSSRYSHSYMESLPDFVKLAEAYGHVGMRITDLQDLKPKMEEAFAMKNRLVFLDIQVDTAEHVYPMQIRDGSMRDMWLSKTERT; encoded by the coding sequence GTGGAGCTCTTATCCGGCGCTGAAATGGTCGTCCGCTCATTGCGCGACGAAGGCGTGAAGTACATCTATGGGTATCCTGGCGGTGCCCTTCTGCATATTTACGATGCTCTGTTCAAAGAGCCTGATGTGACTCATATCCTGGTCCGTCATGAGCAGGCGGCGACTCACATGGCCGATGGCTATGCGCGGGCTACCGGCAAGCCGGGCGTCGTGCTGGTCACCTCCGGCCCTGGCGCGACCAACGCCATTACCGGCATCGCTACCGCCTATATGGACTCGATTCCGATGGTGGTGATTTCCGGTCAGGTACCGAGCAACATGGTCGGTACCGATGCCTTCCAGGAAACCGATATGGTTGGTATTTCCCGGCCGATCGTGAAGCACAGCTTCATCATCAAGCACCCGTCGGAAATTCCGGAAGTGATCAAGAAAGCCTTCTATCTGGCGCAGTCCGGGCGTCCGGGCCCGGTCGTGGTGGATATTCCCAAAGACATGGGCGATCCGACCCAAAAGTTTGAATACGCCTACCCGAAGAAGGTCAAGCTGCGTTCCTACAGCCCAGCGGTACGTGGTCATTCCGGCCAGATCCGCAAGGCTGCAGAGATGCTTTTGGCGGCTAAACGTCCGATCTTCTACGCCGGTGGCGGGGTGATCATGGGCGGAGCGGCCGAGCCGCTGACCGAGCTCGCGCAGATGCTCAACGTGCCGGTGACCAATACCCTGATGGGCCTTGGCGCCTTCCCTGGCACTGATCGTCAGTTCCTTGGCATGCTGGGCATGCACGGTAGCTATACGGCCAACCTAGCGATGCATCATGCCGATGTGATTTTTGCAGTTGGTGCGCGTTTCGATGACCGGGTGATCAACGGTGCGAGCAAGTTCTGCCCGAATGCCAAGATCATTCATGTCGATATCGATCCGGCCTCGATCTCCAAAACCATCAAGGCCGATATCCCGATCGTTGGTCCAGTCGACAGCGTACTGGCCGAAATGGTCGCCATCCTTAAAGAAATCGGCCAGAGCCCGAATAAGGATGTGGTCGCTAGCTGGTGGAAGCAGATCGACGAGTGGCGCGGCAGTCGTGGCATGTTCCCTTATGACAAGGGTGATGGCTCGATCATCAAGCCGCAGAGCGTTATCGAAACCCTCTGGGAAGTTACCAAGGGCGATGCTTACATCACCTCGGATGTCGGCCAGCACCAGATGTTCGCTGCCCAGTATTACCGGTTCGATAAGCCTAACCGCTGGATCAACTCCGGTGGTCTCGGCACCATGGGCTTCGGCTTTCCGGCTGCAATGGGCGTCAAGCTGAATTTTCCGGAGAATGACGTCGCCTGCGTGACCGGCGAGGGCAGCATCCAGATGAATATTCAGGAGCTGTCGACCTGCCTGCAGTACGATTTGCCGGTGAAGATCATTAATTTGAATAACGGCGCGTTGGGCATGGTGCGTCAGTGGCAGGACATGCAGTACAGCAGCCGTTATTCGCACTCCTACATGGAGTCGCTGCCGGACTTCGTCAAGCTAGCCGAAGCCTACGGTCACGTCGGCATGCGGATCACCGATCTGCAAGACCTCAAGCCAAAGATGGAAGAAGCCTTCGCGATGAAGAATCGCCTGGTATTCCTCGATATCCAAGTCGATACCGCCGAGCATGTTTACCCGATGCAAATCCGCGACGGTTCGATGCGTGATATGTGGCTGAGCAAGACGGAGCGGACCTGA
- a CDS encoding DUF4124 domain-containing protein, translating to MRRMMLTGSLLFALSATAMASQVYKWVDDKGITHFGAQPPQGQAATSVNTVVPTGKSSPPITPPAQTADDTEQKAIDSKVKKEVAEQETERKKFCENTRINLAQLQNNPRLRVTEANGEVRRVDEDERQKRIGEAEKAIKDNCQ from the coding sequence ATGCGTCGCATGATGCTCACCGGCAGTTTGTTATTCGCCCTGAGTGCTACCGCAATGGCCAGCCAGGTGTACAAATGGGTCGATGACAAAGGCATTACCCACTTCGGCGCGCAACCACCACAAGGTCAAGCTGCCACCTCCGTCAACACCGTGGTGCCGACTGGCAAGTCTTCGCCGCCAATCACCCCGCCCGCGCAAACCGCTGACGATACCGAGCAGAAAGCCATCGACAGCAAGGTCAAGAAGGAAGTGGCGGAACAAGAGACCGAGCGCAAAAAATTCTGCGAGAACACTCGCATCAATCTCGCCCAACTTCAAAACAACCCGCGCCTGCGCGTGACCGAAGCCAACGGCGAAGTGCGCCGAGTGGATGAGGATGAGCGTCAGAAACGCATCGGCGAGGCCGAAAAAGCCATCAAGGATAATTGCCAGTAA
- a CDS encoding YqcC family protein produces MDSRVSAVAEQLLLIERELRVQGWWSLESPAEAALASQEPFCVDTLEFEEWLQWIFLPRMKIILESGGPLPEVSGIRHMADVVYREQPLKAKTLLSLLDGFDRLITRAV; encoded by the coding sequence ATGGATTCGCGCGTGTCAGCAGTGGCGGAGCAGTTATTGCTGATCGAGCGAGAGCTGCGGGTGCAGGGCTGGTGGTCGCTGGAGTCGCCGGCAGAGGCGGCGTTAGCCAGTCAGGAGCCTTTCTGCGTCGACACCTTGGAGTTCGAGGAGTGGCTGCAATGGATCTTCCTGCCACGCATGAAGATCATCCTCGAGAGCGGCGGGCCGCTGCCGGAGGTCTCAGGGATTCGCCACATGGCTGACGTGGTCTATCGCGAGCAGCCGTTGAAAGCTAAAACGCTCTTGTCTTTGCTGGATGGGTTCGATCGGCTGATAACTCGGGCGGTCTGA